A DNA window from Selenomonas sp. oral taxon 126 contains the following coding sequences:
- the floA gene encoding flotillin-like protein FloA (flotillin-like protein involved in membrane lipid rafts) codes for MGTLFGGAFLVVIAILAVSIFLHFVPLGLWVSAISANVPVSIVSLVGMRLRRVPPSRIVLPLIKANKAGLDVGVNQLEAHYLAGGNVDKVVDALIASHRAQIALPFERAAAIDLAGRDVLDAVQMSVNPKVIETPIVSAVAANGIELKIKARVTVRANIDRLVGGAGEPTIIARVGEGIVTTVGSSQSHNDVLANPDDISKTVLGKGLDAGTAFEILSIDIADVDVGRNIGAELQTDQAEADKRIAQAKAEERRAMAVAREQEMKAYTQEMEAKVVEAQAEVPHAMAQALREGKLGVMDYYQLNNIQSDTDMRQAISSAGKSDEKHPTPPVK; via the coding sequence ATGGGAACTCTGTTTGGAGGAGCATTCCTCGTTGTCATTGCTATTCTTGCCGTATCGATCTTTCTGCACTTTGTACCGCTCGGACTCTGGGTGTCTGCGATCTCGGCAAATGTCCCGGTCAGTATCGTGTCGCTGGTCGGCATGCGCCTGCGCCGTGTTCCACCGAGCCGCATTGTGCTCCCGCTCATCAAGGCGAATAAGGCGGGTCTGGATGTCGGCGTGAACCAGCTTGAGGCGCATTACCTCGCGGGCGGCAATGTGGACAAGGTGGTCGACGCGCTCATCGCGTCCCACCGTGCACAGATAGCCCTGCCGTTCGAGCGCGCGGCGGCGATTGACCTCGCGGGGCGTGACGTGCTCGATGCTGTGCAGATGAGCGTCAATCCGAAGGTCATCGAGACGCCGATTGTCTCCGCAGTCGCGGCAAACGGCATCGAGCTCAAGATCAAGGCGCGTGTCACGGTGCGCGCAAACATCGACCGCCTCGTTGGCGGCGCGGGTGAGCCGACGATCATTGCGCGCGTTGGCGAGGGCATTGTTACGACGGTCGGCTCCTCGCAGAGTCACAATGACGTGCTTGCAAATCCGGATGATATTTCGAAAACAGTGCTTGGCAAGGGACTCGATGCGGGTACGGCGTTCGAGATTCTCTCCATCGACATCGCGGACGTCGATGTCGGGCGCAACATTGGCGCGGAGCTTCAGACCGACCAAGCGGAGGCGGACAAGCGCATCGCACAGGCAAAGGCGGAGGAGCGCCGCGCGATGGCGGTTGCACGCGAGCAGGAGATGAAGGCGTACACGCAGGAGATGGAGGCAAAGGTTGTCGAGGCGCAGGCAGAGGTGCCGCATGCGATGGCACAGGCGCTGCGCGAGGGCAAGCTCGGCGTGATGGACTACTACCAGCTGAACAACATCCAGTCCGACACCGATATGCGCCAGGCGATCAGCTCTGCGGGCAAGAGTGATGAGAAGCATCCGACGCCGCCCGTAAAGTGA